A genomic segment from Colletotrichum higginsianum IMI 349063 chromosome 5, whole genome shotgun sequence encodes:
- a CDS encoding Alpha beta hydrolase fold-containing protein: protein MHFNALLAVAAVAGSVSGLAVRQNTPAWQVLPPTPELPKPISTVKTPINGIQMWFQKYNEKAGGVPIVMDHGGLGFSGYFGSVITRLIDAGHYVIAVDRRGHGRTTYNANDVFTYDQMAADIHALLEGAGVPQYNVVGWSDGGITTLAALINPVTAKPINKAFVFGASSRPEQTNATFSDTAIFSTLVARCRTEYASLQPGVDFTAFATKVATMEGTLPQFTAAQLAGIDGKRVMIAGAEHEEAVNRDVPGILNKAIPGSSVTILKGVSHFAPMQDPAQFTKAVIDFFNKA from the coding sequence ATGCACTTCaacgccctcctcgccgtcgccgccgtcgccgggtccGTCTCGGGCTTGGCCGTCCGCCAAAACACGCCGGCCTGGCAAGTCCTCCCGCCAACGCCGGAGCTGCCGAAGCCCATCTCGACGGTCAAGACGCCGATCAACGGCATCCAGATGTGGTTCCAAAAGTACaacgagaaggccggcggcgtgccCATCGTCATGGACCACGGCGGCCTGGGCTTCTCGGGCTACTTCGGCTCCGTCATCACCCGcctcatcgacgccggccactacgtcatcgccgtcgaccgccgcggccacggccgcACGACGTACAACGCCAACGACGTCTTCACCTACGACCAGATGGCCGCCGACATCCAcgccctgctcgagggcgccggcgtgCCCCAATACAACGTCGTGGGCTGgtccgacggcggcatcacgACGCTCGCGGCGCTCATCAACCCGGTCACCGCCAAGCCCATCAACAAGgccttcgtcttcggcgcctcgtcgaggcccgaGCAGACCAACGCCACCTTCTCCGACACggccatcttctcgacgCTCGTGGCCCGCTGCCGCACCGAGTACGCCTCGCTGCAGCCGGGCGTCGACTTCACGGCCTTCGCGACAAAGGTCGCGACGATGGAGGGCACGCTGCCGCAGTTCACGGCCGCGCAGCTCGCGGGCATCGACGGCAAGCGGGTCATGATCGCCGGTGCCGAGcacgaggaggccgtcaacCGCGACGTCCCCGGCATCCTGAACAAGGCCATCCCCGGCAGCAGCGTCACGATCCTCAAGGGCGTGAGCCACTTCGCGCCCATGCAGGACCCGGCCCAGTTCACCAAGGCCGTTATCGACTTCTTCAACAAGGCGTAG
- a CDS encoding Fungal specific transcription factor domain-containing protein — MDSETGVSNKEYTVLFFPSLTAARFQRPSMMASVSDLRTLYPSFDQNPTQYLATTSHGRSARDRLVKCMGDLFVADREKHNIPVRDISAAGKVDKYNIPNDDKLKKTLGGVPTSGTSNISTEDITSPFNPDAKCRFVHLCAETTVGRLELNIRMLLRLVTFYQVMPQFLDFLHVYASRHSRDRELRFSGFRTDKTLTDPVDGAMIPELGRSGRRYQLCFNLKTVSPKDGGDWKIRQAVFHHQFDLGQGTQLWIIGDPHATLKKRIVDLFPEWNLYPTSFSTVQQGFATSLEVNLDFAQWATSEWRWHILFLEERAEELTKPARIREKVHIEKLEPESLSDVQKWEEKTNDTIMAMESNVNIMRLQQKFYQDLVKDDNFPQREQEKCRKNVECYVSHLEELICETQMQITRANILVKTVGDRKTILIQHLQTQNAIIASKLTATMYEQADRSAVETIAVRIVTIVTLIYLPATFSSTFFSTDIIKFENGEVFSQVALERFLQVTLPLMFLTFFSAGLWFWMEWRKRAHRSRRFKIEYSDIFPQDEEKV, encoded by the exons ATGGACTCAGAGACCGGCGTCTCAAATAAGGAGTACACAGTCTTGTTCTTTCCGTCACTTACAGCTGCGAGATTCCAAAGACCATCCATGATGGCTTCAGTTTCGGATCTAAGAACGTTGTATCCGTCATTCGACCAAAATCCAACGCAGTACTTGGCAACCACCTCTCATGGAAGATCTGCCCGCGATAGGCTGGTGAAGTGTATGGGAGATCTTTTCGTcgcagacagagagaaacACAATATTCCAGTTAGGGATATCTCGGCGGCAGGGAAAGTTGACAAATACAACATCCCCAATGACGACAAATTAAAGAAAACCCTCGGTGGCGTCCCAACAAGCGGAACGAGTAATATCTCAACAGAAGACATCACTTCTCCTTTCAACCCAGACGCAAAATGTCGATTTGT ACATTTGTGCGCGGAAACCACCGTCGGGCGCCTGGAACTGAATATAAGGATGCTGCTCCGCCTGGTGACTTTCTACCAAGTCATGCCGCAGTTCCTGGATTTTCTTCACGTATACGCCTCACGTCATAGCAGGGATAGGGAACTCCGCTTCAGCGGCTTCAGGACAGACAAAACTCTGACGGATCCTGTCGATGGAGCCATGATCCCTGAACTCGGAAGGAGCGGCAGGAGGTATCAGCTCTGCTTCAACCTCAAGACCGTATCTCCCAAAGACGGAGGAGACTGGAAGATTCGACAGGCTGTCTTCCATCACCAGTTCGATCTGGGGCAGGGCACTCAACTTTGGATCATCGGGGACCCTCACGCCACGCTCAAGAAACGCATTGTAGATCTCTTTCCAGAATGGAATCTCTATCCAACGAGCTTCAGCACCGTCCAGCAGGGGTTCGCCACATCCCTCGAAGTGAATTTGGATTTTGCGCAGTGGGCGACGTCGGAATGGAGATGGCACATTTTGTTTCTCGAGGAGAGAGCAGAAGAGCTG ACCAAGCCTGCTCGTATCAGAGAAAAGGTGCATatcgagaagctggagccAGAGTCCCTGAGTGATGTTCAGAAGTGGGAAGAAAAAACAAATGATACAATCATGGCCATGGAATCCAACGTGAACATCATGCGGCTCCAACAGAAGTTTTACCAGGACCTAGTCAAGGACGATAACTTCCCTCAACGAGAGCAGGAGAAGTGCCGGAAAAATGTGGAATGCTACGTATCACACCTGGAGGAGCTTATTTGCGAGACTCAAATGCAGATAACGAGAGCCAACATCCTGGTCAAGACGGTCGGAGACAGGAAGACGATC CTCATTCAGCACCTTCAGACGCAGAATGCCATCATAGCTTCCAAGCTCACAGCCACAATGTACGAACAAGCCGACCGCAGTGCTGTGGAGACCATCGCAGTTAGGATCGTGACCATTGTTACTTTGATCTATTTGCCTGCAACTTTCTCTAGC ACTTTCTTCAGCACAGATATTATCAAGTTCGAGAATGGCGAGGTTTTTTCGCAGGTCGCTCTGGAGCGGTTCCTCCAGGTCACGCTGCCCCTCATGTTTCTGACGTTCTTTTCCGCCGGGCTATGGTTCTGGATGGAGTGGCGTAAACGCGCCCACAGATCCCGTCGATTCAAGATTGAATATTCCGATATATTCCCacaagacgaagaaaaaGTTTGA